Proteins from a genomic interval of Clostridium scatologenes:
- a CDS encoding YbjQ family protein, whose translation MDKSMVTTAFDIAGYKIIENRGLVRGVIVRSRSVIGNIGAGLQSLVGGNISLYTELCEQTREEAFELMMEHADEMDSNAIIGVRYDANEVTQGITEVLCYGTAVKVEKE comes from the coding sequence ATGGATAAATCAATGGTAACAACAGCATTTGACATAGCAGGATATAAGATTATAGAAAATCGTGGATTAGTGAGGGGTGTAATTGTTCGTTCAAGAAGTGTTATAGGAAACATAGGAGCTGGACTACAAAGTCTTGTAGGCGGAAATATATCTTTGTATACAGAACTTTGTGAACAAACCAGAGAAGAGGCATTTGAACTAATGATGGAGCATGCTGATGAAATGGATTCAAATGCTATTATTGGAGTTAGATATGATGCTAATGAGGTAACACAAGGAATAACAGAAGTTTTATGTTATGGAACTGCAGTTAAAGTAGAAAAGGAATAA
- the polA gene encoding DNA polymerase I: MSKEKLLILDGNSLMNRAFYALPPLTNSQGLHTNGVYGFVTMLLKMREEIGPNYIVCTFDRSAPTFRHNEYKDYKAGRKRMPEELAEQFPVVKKLLNLLSISMFEIDGFEADDLIGTLSVYAEKKDIEVYIVTGDKDALQLATDNVKVVITKKGITEKEIYDKNRMISEFEVTPTQFIDVKGLMGDKSDNIPGVPGVGEKTAFKLIKEYGSIENVLNNIDNISGKKIKENLMQYSEQAIFSKKLATIMVNVPIEIDLNEIKSKENYDVEGVKNLFIELQFKSLIDKVIGEKELKEEIEKEDIKVDFKNISNINDLKKFKKDIISIAKDEILYLTFKVVDGNVYSKSYIEKIFLNINSRNYVIELEKIYEEDNEETLKCLKDIFENDKIEKVSHNVKVPYTVFKKMGINFTSIKFDTEIAAYLIDSSRGEYELNSIIQDYLKIMLQGEDDEIRVKETSLLKDVFENLNRQIKELNMEELLYEVEQPLTLVLAAMEYEGFKVDKTKLEELGEKFRIEIDKLQKDIYGLAEEEFNVNSPKQLGKILFEKLDLPVIKKTKTGYSTNAEVLEQLLDKHPIIEKITYYRQFTKLYSTYIEGLKAVIDEDGKIHSSFNQTVTTTGRLSSTEPNLQNIPIKYEMGREIRKVFVPEDENSIILSADYSQIELRVLAHIADDENLISAFFNHSDIHTKTASEVFKVPIDQVTKLQRSNAKAVNFGIVYGIGDFSLAKDLKISRKEAKNYIDTYFERYPGVKRYMDTVIKQAEDNLYVTTIMNRRRFIPEIKNSKKMVKAFGERLAMNTPIQGSAADIIKMSMVNVYNTLKSKNFKSKVILQVHDELILNVYKDELEEVKELVKNQMEDVMKLRVPLEVDISVGDNWYEAK; this comes from the coding sequence ATGTCTAAAGAAAAGTTATTAATACTTGATGGAAATAGTTTAATGAATAGAGCGTTTTATGCACTGCCACCGTTAACTAACTCCCAAGGACTACATACTAATGGAGTATATGGTTTTGTAACAATGCTTTTAAAAATGAGAGAAGAAATTGGTCCTAATTATATAGTTTGTACTTTTGATAGAAGTGCTCCTACATTTAGACACAATGAATATAAAGATTATAAAGCAGGTAGAAAAAGAATGCCAGAGGAGCTTGCAGAGCAGTTTCCTGTAGTAAAAAAGCTATTAAATCTGCTTTCTATAAGTATGTTTGAAATTGATGGATTTGAAGCAGATGATCTTATAGGAACTCTTTCTGTATATGCAGAAAAGAAAGATATAGAAGTTTATATAGTCACAGGAGATAAAGATGCGCTTCAATTAGCAACAGATAATGTAAAAGTTGTTATAACCAAAAAAGGAATTACAGAAAAAGAGATATATGACAAGAATAGAATGATTTCAGAATTTGAAGTTACGCCAACTCAATTTATAGATGTAAAAGGTCTCATGGGAGACAAATCAGATAATATACCTGGTGTCCCAGGAGTTGGTGAAAAAACGGCCTTTAAGCTTATAAAAGAATATGGAAGCATAGAAAATGTATTAAATAATATAGATAATATTAGTGGGAAAAAAATAAAAGAAAATTTAATGCAGTATAGCGAACAGGCAATATTTAGCAAGAAGTTAGCTACTATCATGGTTAATGTTCCTATAGAAATAGATTTAAATGAAATAAAATCTAAGGAAAATTATGATGTAGAAGGTGTAAAGAATTTATTTATAGAGCTTCAATTTAAGTCACTTATAGATAAAGTTATAGGTGAAAAAGAATTAAAGGAAGAAATTGAAAAAGAAGATATTAAAGTTGACTTTAAAAATATAAGTAATATAAATGATTTAAAAAAGTTTAAGAAAGATATAATTTCAATTGCAAAGGATGAAATTTTATACTTAACTTTTAAAGTTGTAGATGGCAATGTTTACTCAAAAAGTTATATAGAAAAGATATTTTTAAATATAAATAGTAGAAATTATGTAATAGAACTTGAAAAAATATATGAAGAAGATAATGAAGAGACATTAAAATGCCTTAAGGATATATTTGAAAATGATAAAATAGAAAAAGTAAGTCATAATGTAAAAGTTCCATATACTGTATTTAAGAAAATGGGAATAAACTTTACCAGTATAAAATTTGATACAGAAATAGCAGCTTATTTAATTGATTCTTCTAGAGGTGAATATGAATTAAATTCTATCATACAGGATTATCTTAAAATAATGCTTCAAGGAGAAGATGATGAAATTAGAGTAAAGGAAACTTCTCTTTTAAAAGATGTCTTTGAAAACTTAAATAGACAAATAAAAGAATTGAATATGGAAGAACTCCTATATGAGGTAGAACAACCTCTTACATTGGTATTGGCAGCTATGGAATATGAAGGCTTTAAGGTTGATAAGACAAAATTAGAGGAACTAGGAGAAAAGTTTAGGATAGAAATAGATAAACTTCAGAAGGACATATATGGTTTGGCAGAAGAAGAATTTAATGTTAATTCTCCTAAACAGCTTGGGAAGATATTATTTGAAAAACTTGATTTGCCTGTAATTAAAAAGACTAAAACAGGATATTCCACTAATGCAGAAGTTTTGGAGCAGCTTTTAGATAAGCATCCTATTATAGAAAAAATAACTTACTATAGACAATTTACTAAGCTTTATTCTACATATATTGAAGGACTAAAAGCTGTAATTGATGAGGATGGAAAAATACATTCTAGCTTTAATCAAACAGTTACTACTACAGGAAGATTGTCAAGTACTGAACCTAATCTTCAAAATATACCAATAAAATATGAAATGGGTAGGGAAATAAGAAAAGTATTTGTGCCTGAAGATGAAAATTCAATAATACTTTCAGCAGATTATTCACAAATAGAACTTAGAGTGCTTGCTCATATAGCTGATGATGAAAATTTAATAAGTGCCTTTTTTAATCATAGTGATATTCATACTAAAACTGCATCAGAAGTGTTTAAAGTTCCTATAGATCAGGTTACAAAACTACAAAGAAGTAATGCTAAGGCTGTAAACTTTGGAATAGTTTATGGTATAGGCGACTTTAGCTTAGCTAAGGATTTGAAGATATCAAGAAAAGAAGCCAAGAATTATATAGATACTTATTTTGAAAGATATCCAGGTGTAAAAAGGTATATGGATACTGTTATAAAACAGGCAGAAGATAATTTGTATGTAACTACTATAATGAATAGAAGAAGGTTTATACCTGAAATAAAAAATTCTAAAAAGATGGTAAAGGCTTTCGGTGAAAGATTGGCCATGAATACACCTATTCAAGGTAGTGCTGCAGATATAATAAAGATGTCTATGGTAAATGTATATAACACTTTAAAAAGTAAAAATTTTAAGAGTAAAGTAATACTTCAAGTACATGATGAACTTATTTTGAATGTATATAAGGATGAGTTAGAAGAAGTAAAAGAATTAGTGAAAAATCAAATGGAAGATGTTATGAAATTAAGAGTACCTTTGGAAGTTGATATTAGTGTTGGAGATAATTGGTATGAAGCAAAATAA
- the coaE gene encoding dephospho-CoA kinase (Dephospho-CoA kinase (CoaE) performs the final step in coenzyme A biosynthesis.), with amino-acid sequence MLKIGLTGGIGSGKSTISEMFRRRGFDIIDADIVAREVLNKYPEIICEIKKNFGERFVDENDKLKRRELGNFIFSVQERRKKYEEIIMPFIIKEIFFIINELDKKGKQVCILDAATLIENNLHKYMDVNIVVWVDSSTQLQRIKNRDKLPHSEILNRINSQMPLQEKIKFADYTIDNSKSLENTEEELNITLKEIVRNFRGVKCLNKLGTN; translated from the coding sequence ATGCTTAAAATAGGACTTACTGGTGGAATAGGAAGTGGAAAGAGTACCATTTCTGAAATGTTTAGACGAAGAGGATTTGATATTATAGATGCAGATATTGTAGCTAGAGAGGTATTAAACAAATATCCTGAAATTATTTGTGAAATAAAGAAAAATTTTGGAGAAAGATTTGTTGATGAAAATGATAAACTAAAAAGAAGAGAATTAGGTAATTTTATATTTTCTGTACAAGAAAGAAGAAAAAAATATGAAGAGATAATTATGCCTTTTATCATAAAGGAAATATTTTTCATAATAAATGAATTGGATAAGAAGGGAAAACAAGTGTGTATACTTGATGCTGCTACTCTAATAGAAAATAATTTACATAAATATATGGATGTAAATATAGTAGTTTGGGTAGATTCTTCAACACAACTTCAAAGAATTAAAAATAGAGATAAGTTGCCACACAGTGAAATTCTCAATAGAATAAATTCACAAATGCCTTTACAAGAAAAAATTAAATTTGCAGACTACACTATAGATAATTCAAAAAGTTTAGAGAATACAGAGGAAGAATTAAATATAACTTTAAAAGAGATTGTCAGAAATTTTAGGGGGGTGAAGTGCCTTAATAAGTTAGGCACAAATTAA
- a CDS encoding lytic transglycosylase domain-containing protein yields the protein MNAKNIVKYFYPLKYVDSIVKYSCKYELDPYLVAAVIKTESNFNKNAKSNKNAYGLMQITPDTANWAAEKMGVKNFKTDMLNDADFNINMGCWYLDNLKDEFDNNMDLVLAAYNGGRGNVQKWLKDSQHSSDGKKLHYIPFKETDKYVKKVKVNCNIYKYLYKNDKKMQKYNNN from the coding sequence ATGAATGCAAAAAATATAGTTAAATATTTTTATCCGTTAAAGTATGTAGATAGTATAGTTAAATATTCCTGTAAATATGAATTAGATCCCTATTTAGTAGCAGCAGTTATAAAGACGGAGAGTAATTTTAATAAAAATGCAAAATCAAATAAAAATGCCTATGGACTTATGCAAATAACTCCAGATACAGCGAATTGGGCAGCTGAAAAAATGGGTGTGAAGAATTTTAAAACGGATATGTTAAATGATGCTGATTTTAATATAAATATGGGATGCTGGTATTTAGATAATTTAAAGGATGAATTTGATAACAATATGGATTTAGTGTTGGCTGCATATAATGGAGGAAGAGGTAATGTTCAAAAATGGTTAAAGGACTCACAACATTCTTCTGATGGGAAAAAACTTCACTATATTCCTTTTAAGGAAACGGACAAGTATGTTAAAAAGGTTAAAGTAAATTGTAATATATATAAATATTTATATAAGAATGATAAAAAAATGCAAAAATATAATAATAATTAA